In Microbulbifer celer, a single window of DNA contains:
- a CDS encoding AmpG family muropeptide MFS transporter, translating into MQQKSMSWGEALRIYLKPKVLAMFFLGFSAGLPLLLVFSTLTAWLRDYGVSRTAIGFFAWVGITFSIKVLWAPVIDYLKIPFLTRVMGKRRSWMLAAQIGVAVGLLGLSMINPQLALWKVAVISVWVAFCSASQDVVIDAFRIESVERELQGAMAANYVFGYRIALLVAGAGALYIAELGSWSISYASMAALMGVGVLTTLLVTEPDHQKVQDLADDFQHDWVDRMLGDGQHSRIWEWFVKAVACPFIEFFQRNGRFALVLLLFIGIYRLSDIAMGVMANPFYLDLGFSKTDIAQITKVFGFFFTIFGSFLGGLLVVRYGIMRPLILGAVMVAATNLLFAHLANLGPDKAWLAVVISADNVSAGLSNAVFIAYLSSLANQAYTATQYALFSSLMTLPGKFLSGFSGVIVDAQGYAQFFTYAAMIGIPAVLLSIYLWRRRLREEALAEAAAPN; encoded by the coding sequence ATGCAGCAAAAATCCATGTCCTGGGGCGAGGCACTGCGGATCTATCTGAAGCCCAAAGTGCTGGCGATGTTCTTTCTCGGTTTCTCTGCCGGCCTGCCGCTATTACTGGTGTTTTCAACACTTACTGCCTGGTTGCGGGACTACGGTGTCAGCCGTACTGCTATTGGCTTCTTTGCCTGGGTGGGCATTACCTTTTCGATCAAGGTGCTCTGGGCGCCGGTTATCGACTACCTCAAGATTCCGTTTCTTACCCGCGTGATGGGGAAACGACGCAGCTGGATGCTGGCGGCGCAGATCGGGGTGGCCGTGGGGTTGCTGGGGCTCTCGATGATCAACCCGCAGCTGGCATTGTGGAAAGTGGCAGTGATTTCGGTGTGGGTCGCATTTTGTTCCGCCTCTCAGGATGTCGTGATTGACGCTTTCCGGATTGAATCGGTGGAGCGCGAGTTACAGGGGGCAATGGCTGCAAACTATGTATTTGGCTACCGGATTGCGCTGTTGGTTGCGGGGGCCGGAGCCCTGTACATTGCCGAATTGGGCAGCTGGTCTATTTCCTATGCCAGCATGGCGGCATTGATGGGCGTGGGCGTCCTCACCACGCTGCTGGTGACGGAACCGGACCACCAGAAAGTGCAGGACCTGGCGGATGACTTCCAGCACGATTGGGTGGATCGGATGTTGGGTGATGGCCAGCACAGCCGGATCTGGGAGTGGTTTGTCAAAGCGGTGGCCTGCCCGTTTATCGAGTTTTTCCAGCGCAACGGTCGCTTTGCTCTAGTGTTGCTGCTGTTTATCGGAATCTACCGTCTCAGTGATATTGCCATGGGGGTGATGGCCAATCCGTTCTATCTCGATCTGGGATTTAGCAAGACGGATATTGCCCAGATCACCAAAGTGTTCGGCTTTTTCTTTACCATCTTCGGCTCGTTTCTCGGCGGTCTGCTTGTCGTGCGCTACGGCATCATGCGGCCGCTGATCCTCGGTGCGGTGATGGTGGCAGCCACCAACCTGCTGTTTGCCCACCTCGCCAACCTGGGACCCGACAAGGCCTGGCTCGCAGTCGTCATCAGTGCCGACAATGTGAGCGCTGGTCTCTCCAATGCGGTGTTTATTGCCTATCTCTCCAGTCTCGCGAATCAGGCATATACCGCCACCCAGTACGCGCTTTTCAGCTCATTGATGACACTGCCGGGTAAATTCTTGAGTGGTTTCTCTGGCGTGATTGTGGATGCTCAAGGGTATGCCCAGTTCTTTACCTATGCGGCAATGATTGGAATTCCCGCAGTACTCCTGTCCATCTACCTCTGGCGTAGAAGGTTGCGTGAAGAGGCTTTGGCGGAGGCCGCCGCACCGAATTAG
- a CDS encoding MGMT family protein yields the protein MRDKGGKTSVSHNDATSRIYLTLAQVPFGHVVTYGGLAELAGLPRAARLVGNTLRNLPADTRLPWHRVINASGRISLPEPRAQVQRKRLEKEGITLLNGRVDLHRYRWPQESD from the coding sequence ATGCGCGATAAAGGCGGGAAAACCTCTGTAAGCCACAATGATGCCACAAGTCGTATCTACCTTACACTGGCGCAAGTCCCCTTTGGCCATGTAGTCACATACGGCGGGCTGGCTGAGCTCGCCGGGCTTCCCCGCGCCGCCCGCCTGGTGGGCAATACCCTGCGGAACCTGCCCGCGGATACCAGGCTGCCCTGGCACCGGGTCATCAATGCGTCCGGCAGGATTTCACTGCCGGAACCGAGGGCTCAGGTACAGCGAAAGCGTCTGGAAAAGGAAGGAATCACGCTGCTAAATGGCCGGGTGGACTTGCACCGATATCGCTGGCCGCAAGAAAGCGACTGA
- a CDS encoding transcriptional regulator, which produces MALIIVLLALGLVQVWGSGGPLQRDGWFFYWRDWVQGRASLNGRVGLEFGITILLPVLASALLLALAESVLGGLGVLMVSVPLLLYSLGRGNFNDTLAKYLRAWYQGDLEAACIHAQQMLPDMEALDVGSDAGLHRQVFRAVAYRAFERMFAVLFWFLLLGAPGAVLYRLSRLYLAGAEKGRETSVKVEGVDSAGGSVSSSTATPYRTLAGSLPLAARWLWLLEWLPVRVLGFSLAIVGNFAGCYRAWRRHLTCGESATGDVLEYYLEGALGGIDASECSAGATVSDSQRTCGAELEALQALLSRALLMWITALALYTIFGS; this is translated from the coding sequence ATGGCGCTGATTATCGTACTGCTGGCCCTCGGGCTGGTTCAGGTTTGGGGCTCTGGCGGTCCGCTGCAGCGGGATGGCTGGTTTTTCTACTGGCGCGACTGGGTACAGGGGCGAGCCTCGCTTAACGGGCGTGTAGGGCTGGAATTCGGCATCACGATTCTGTTGCCGGTACTTGCCTCGGCGCTATTGCTGGCGCTGGCCGAGTCTGTGCTCGGTGGTTTGGGCGTATTGATGGTCAGTGTGCCGCTGCTTTTGTACAGCCTGGGGCGTGGTAACTTTAATGACACCCTCGCCAAATATTTGCGCGCCTGGTATCAGGGGGACCTGGAGGCGGCCTGCATCCACGCGCAGCAGATGTTGCCAGATATGGAAGCGCTGGATGTCGGCAGCGATGCCGGCCTGCATCGTCAGGTATTTCGCGCTGTTGCGTATCGGGCATTCGAGCGCATGTTTGCGGTGCTTTTCTGGTTCCTGTTGCTGGGCGCACCGGGTGCTGTTCTGTACCGGTTGAGTCGCCTGTACCTCGCCGGTGCCGAGAAAGGCAGAGAGACTTCGGTCAAAGTGGAAGGCGTTGATAGCGCCGGTGGTTCAGTCAGCTCTTCAACTGCTACGCCATACCGTACTCTGGCCGGGAGCCTGCCGTTGGCTGCGCGCTGGCTGTGGTTGTTGGAATGGTTGCCAGTGCGGGTGCTGGGTTTCTCTCTGGCGATCGTTGGTAACTTTGCCGGTTGTTACCGGGCGTGGCGTCGCCATCTTACCTGCGGTGAATCCGCCACTGGCGATGTGCTCGAATACTACCTGGAGGGCGCCCTCGGGGGAATCGATGCCAGTGAGTGCAGCGCCGGTGCGACGGTCAGTGACAGCCAGCGCACCTGTGGTGCGGAACTGGAGGCGCTGCAGGCGCTGTTGTCGCGGGCGTTATTGATGTGGATCACTGCGCTGGCGCTGTACACGATTTTTGGCAGTTGA
- a CDS encoding DUF481 domain-containing protein, whose translation MLSAVRRVALIIPLFLAFVAIPAAAGVLSLSNGDRIYGDLVVVEKDHVVWNSETFGEITVEKGKILSLETDKDLKIAGREEPCALAGHYREQWELYCDEGDGWVMDFPAIDRAEPYINFVGDPIIFHGNVSASGVFEHGNRDREDWDVNANFDVRNGDFHHLLATQYQNQNNVEVEGLEKYRLSYDLRWIFAEKWFAAGNSALLHEEARNLDLSTTLGLGLGYLFFDTDKSAFSMQGGVSSLSEDFIDPALSENQNKRYAAGRAAWDFRYKFNLGPEVYYNQELLQSLDAGDDYQSNAEVGVRTPLVKGILMEVKYAWQYDNTPSLGSEKEDTKLTVGVGYSW comes from the coding sequence GTGCTTTCTGCTGTACGTCGCGTCGCCCTCATCATCCCGCTTTTTCTCGCCTTTGTCGCCATCCCGGCAGCGGCTGGCGTGCTTAGCCTGAGCAACGGCGACAGGATCTACGGCGACTTGGTGGTGGTTGAAAAGGATCACGTAGTCTGGAACTCTGAGACCTTCGGTGAGATTACCGTCGAAAAGGGCAAAATCCTGTCTCTGGAAACGGATAAAGATCTGAAAATTGCCGGCCGCGAAGAGCCCTGCGCATTGGCAGGTCACTACCGGGAGCAATGGGAGCTCTACTGCGATGAAGGGGATGGCTGGGTGATGGACTTCCCTGCCATTGATCGCGCCGAGCCCTACATCAATTTTGTCGGTGACCCGATCATCTTCCACGGTAATGTGAGTGCTTCCGGTGTGTTCGAGCACGGCAACCGCGATCGTGAAGACTGGGATGTAAACGCCAACTTCGATGTGCGCAATGGCGACTTCCATCACCTGCTGGCAACCCAGTACCAGAACCAGAACAACGTCGAGGTTGAGGGGCTGGAGAAGTACCGACTGAGTTATGACTTGCGCTGGATATTCGCAGAGAAGTGGTTCGCGGCGGGTAACAGTGCCCTGTTGCACGAAGAAGCCCGCAACCTGGACCTCAGTACCACGCTCGGTCTCGGTCTTGGTTACCTGTTCTTTGATACAGACAAATCGGCGTTCTCCATGCAGGGCGGTGTGAGTAGCCTGAGTGAAGATTTTATTGACCCCGCATTGAGTGAAAACCAGAACAAGCGCTACGCTGCTGGCCGTGCTGCCTGGGATTTCCGCTACAAATTCAATCTGGGTCCGGAAGTTTATTACAACCAGGAGTTACTGCAGTCCCTGGACGCAGGCGATGACTACCAGAGTAATGCCGAGGTGGGGGTGCGTACACCGCTGGTCAAAGGCATTTTGATGGAAGTGAAGTACGCCTGGCAGTACGACAACACCCCGTCCCTGGGAAGTGAAAAAGAAGACACCAAACTGACCGTAGGTGTCGGCTACTCCTGGTAA
- a CDS encoding threonine ammonia-lyase — protein MKNKTSPDANPDSGEAPDLPEVADVLGAAQRLAGKVHRTPLFSSAQINARCDAEVFFKSEHLQKVGAFKARGAANAVQMVPPGTVRVATHSSGNHGAALAWAAADAGLKCTVVMPENAPVAKRTAVAAYGAEIVLCPPTFADRESTLATVVEETGAHVVPPFDDSRIIAGQGTVALEIIDQCRSLGFTPDLLVAPVGGGGLLAGVGVAVAALAPEIKVIGAEPAGADDAQRSFRSGVRVTEQAPDTIADGLRTTLGLRNFELVRRTVNDVVTVTEEDIAIALRWLWTRTKQLVEPSAAVSLAAVMAHRARFRGKRVAVVLTGGNMDLESMVSLLDGAGGPRCDEEK, from the coding sequence ATGAAGAACAAGACATCTCCCGACGCTAATCCCGATTCGGGGGAAGCCCCCGATCTGCCGGAGGTCGCCGACGTACTCGGTGCGGCGCAGCGCCTGGCGGGTAAAGTCCATCGGACCCCCTTATTCAGCAGCGCGCAGATCAATGCGCGGTGTGACGCCGAAGTGTTCTTCAAGTCTGAGCACCTGCAGAAGGTCGGTGCCTTCAAGGCCCGAGGTGCTGCCAATGCGGTGCAGATGGTACCGCCGGGCACGGTGCGGGTAGCCACCCACAGTTCGGGCAATCATGGAGCGGCACTGGCATGGGCCGCCGCCGACGCGGGGCTCAAATGCACCGTGGTGATGCCGGAAAATGCCCCTGTCGCCAAGCGCACTGCAGTAGCGGCCTACGGTGCGGAAATCGTGCTGTGCCCGCCGACATTCGCAGACAGAGAGAGCACCCTGGCGACAGTGGTGGAAGAAACCGGTGCCCATGTCGTTCCCCCCTTTGACGACTCGAGAATTATCGCGGGGCAGGGCACTGTGGCGCTCGAGATCATTGATCAGTGCCGCTCACTGGGATTTACCCCGGACCTGCTGGTGGCGCCCGTGGGCGGCGGTGGCCTGCTGGCTGGTGTTGGGGTTGCGGTGGCCGCGCTGGCGCCGGAAATCAAGGTGATTGGCGCTGAGCCTGCCGGCGCCGACGATGCCCAGCGCTCATTTCGCAGCGGCGTCCGGGTGACGGAGCAGGCGCCGGATACCATTGCCGATGGTCTTCGTACTACCCTGGGATTGCGCAATTTCGAACTGGTCCGGCGTACGGTCAACGATGTTGTCACCGTGACGGAAGAAGATATTGCGATCGCATTGCGCTGGCTGTGGACACGAACCAAACAGCTGGTGGAACCATCTGCCGCGGTGTCACTGGCCGCAGTGATGGCGCATCGGGCGCGTTTTCGCGGCAAGCGGGTTGCTGTTGTGCTCACTGGTGGCAATATGGATCTGGAGAGCATGGTTTCCCTGCTCGACGGTGCGGGTGGTCCCCGGTGCGACGAGGAGAAATAG